In Pyrus communis chromosome 8, drPyrComm1.1, whole genome shotgun sequence, one genomic interval encodes:
- the LOC137742045 gene encoding mitochondrial import inner membrane translocase subunit Tim9, with protein sequence MDKSMIGDLDSLPEEDKMRMATMIDQLQIRDSLRMYNSLVERCFNDCVDTFKHKSLQKQEETCVRRCAEKFLKHSMRVGMRFAELNQGAATQD encoded by the exons ATGGACAAGAGCATGATAGGAGATCTGGATTCGCTTCCAGAGGAAGATAAGATGAGAATGGCCACCATGATCGACCAGCTCCAGATCCGCGACAg TTTGAGAATGTACAACTCACTTGTTGAGAGATGCTTCAATGATTGTGTTGACACCTTTAAGCACAAATCGCTGCAGAAGCAAGAGGAAACCTGTGTGAGGCGATGTGCTGAGAAGTTCCTAAAGCATTCCATGCGTGTTGGCATGAGGTTTGCAGAGCTCAACCAGGGAGCTGCAACACAAGATTAG
- the LOC137742044 gene encoding CAX-interacting protein 4-like, with protein MPATAGRVRMPANNRVHSSAALQTHGIWQSAIGYDPYAPNKDDTKSSAQPDVSNADPDGENAYASFQGLLALARITGSSADETRGSCSRCGRVGHLKFQCRNFLSVKEDKEREPEGIQGDVASELARLKRKIGRTSGKNVDESEESEDEDEDSESEDSDYDSEIEKIIAQKNGIKVSKKKSKKKNDDTDDDESDSDSGKRKKRGRSKKRSSKRKYDDDSDESDEGRKRKGKEKRRKRDESSDEDGERRRRHRKSRKEKRRRRSHRHSDDSESDSSDDSRRHCRRSRKAATPSDSDDDSRVGRGRKRSEKKSLKRHHRDDE; from the coding sequence ATGCCTGCCACAGCGGGAAGGGTTCGCATGCCCGCGAACAATCGGGTACACAGTAGTGCTGCCCTTCAAACCCACGGTATATGGCAGAGTGCAATTGGGTATGACCCCTATGCACCCAACAAAGATGACACCAAGAGCTCTGCGCAGCCCGATGTGTCGAACGCTGATCCGGATGGTGAGAATGCATATGCGAGTTTCCAGGGCCTCCTTGCGCTTGCCCGTATAACTGGGTCCAGCGCAGATGAGACTCGTGGGTCGTGCAGCAGGTGCGGCCGTGTTGGACATCTCAAGTTTCAGTGCAGGAACTTTCTGAGTGTTAAGgaagataaagagagagagCCAGAAGGGATTCAGGGTGATGTTGCATCAGAGTTAGCTAGGTTGAAGAGGAAGATCGGTAGGACGAGTGGGAAAAATGTGGATGAGAGTGAGGAGAGtgaggatgaggatgaagaCAGTGAGAGCGAGGATTCGGATTATGATTCAGAGATTGAGAAGATCATTGCTCAAAAAAATGGGATAAAGGTTAGTAAAAAGAAGTCGAAAAAGAAGAATGATGACACAGACGATGATGAGTCAGATTCAGATTctgggaagaggaagaagagaggaaggtCGAAGAAGAGGAGCAGCAAGAGGAAATATGATGATGATTCAGATGAGTCGGATGAAGGTaggaagagaaaagggaaggagAAGCGGAGGAAGAGGGATGAGTCCTCAGATGAGGATGGCGAGCGTCGGCGGCGGCATAGGAAAAgtaggaaggagaagaggaggaggagaagtcATCGGCATTCAGATGATTCTGAATCTGATTCATCTGATGATTCTCGTAGACACTGTCGGAGGAGCAGGAAGGCAGCAACACCATCTGATTCTGATGATGATTCACGGGTAGGTAGGGGCAGGAAGCGATCTGAGAAGAAGAGCTTGAAACGCCATCACAGGGATGATGAGTAA